In one Aeromicrobium erythreum genomic region, the following are encoded:
- the guaA gene encoding glutamine-hydrolyzing GMP synthase yields MTPDHDLVIVVDYGAQYAQLIARRVREARVYSEIVPHTMPVEQILAREPAAIILSGGPSSVYEPGAPQLDPTMVESDVPVFGICYGFMAMAAALGGDVARTGQREYGRTAVEVLDPGTLLQGLPGSLTSWMSHGDEVVGAPQGFTVNARSPRATVAAFEDIGRRLAGVQWHPEVLHSEHGQQVLERFLVEIAGCRQTWTSVNIVEEQVEKIRAEVGDARVISALSGGVDSAVSTALVQRAVGDRLTAVFVDHGLLREGEAEQVERDYVEATGVDLKVVDARERFLGHLDGVSDPETKRKIIGREFIRVFEEAEREVLATPGPPVKFLVQGTLYPDVVESGGGEGAANIKSHHNVGGLPEDLEFSLVEPLRTLFKDEVREVGRQLGIPEAIVGRHPFPGPGLAIRIVGAVDAERLAILRRADAIVREETTAAGLDGDIWQFPVVLLADVRSVGVQGDGRTYGHPIVLRPVSSEDAMTADWSRLPYELLERISTRITNEVEDVNRVVLDITSKPPGTIEWE; encoded by the coding sequence GTGACCCCAGACCACGACCTCGTCATCGTCGTCGACTACGGCGCCCAGTACGCCCAGCTGATCGCGCGTCGCGTCCGCGAGGCCCGGGTGTACTCCGAGATCGTCCCGCACACGATGCCGGTGGAGCAGATCCTCGCGCGCGAGCCCGCCGCGATCATCCTGTCCGGCGGTCCGTCGTCGGTCTACGAGCCGGGTGCGCCGCAGCTCGACCCGACGATGGTCGAGTCCGACGTGCCGGTGTTCGGCATCTGCTACGGCTTCATGGCCATGGCTGCCGCCCTCGGCGGCGACGTCGCGCGGACGGGGCAGCGCGAGTACGGGCGCACGGCCGTCGAGGTGCTCGACCCCGGCACCCTGCTCCAGGGCCTGCCGGGCAGCCTCACGTCGTGGATGTCGCACGGCGACGAGGTCGTCGGCGCGCCGCAGGGCTTCACGGTGAACGCCCGCTCGCCGCGTGCGACCGTCGCCGCGTTCGAGGACATCGGACGCCGGCTCGCGGGCGTGCAGTGGCACCCGGAGGTGCTGCACTCCGAGCACGGCCAGCAGGTGCTGGAGCGCTTCCTCGTCGAGATCGCGGGCTGCCGCCAGACGTGGACCAGCGTCAACATCGTCGAGGAGCAGGTCGAGAAGATCCGCGCCGAGGTCGGCGACGCCCGGGTCATCTCCGCACTGTCCGGTGGTGTCGACTCCGCCGTGTCGACGGCGCTCGTGCAGCGCGCGGTCGGCGACCGGCTCACCGCGGTGTTCGTCGACCACGGGCTGCTGCGCGAGGGCGAGGCCGAGCAGGTCGAGCGCGACTACGTCGAGGCGACCGGGGTCGACCTGAAGGTCGTCGACGCGCGCGAGCGGTTCCTCGGGCACCTCGACGGCGTGAGCGACCCCGAGACCAAGCGCAAGATCATCGGCCGCGAGTTCATCCGCGTGTTCGAGGAGGCGGAGCGGGAGGTGCTCGCCACCCCCGGGCCTCCGGTCAAGTTCCTCGTGCAGGGCACGCTCTACCCCGACGTCGTCGAGTCCGGCGGCGGCGAGGGCGCGGCCAACATCAAGAGCCACCACAACGTCGGCGGGCTTCCCGAGGACCTGGAGTTCTCGCTGGTGGAGCCGCTGCGCACCCTGTTCAAGGACGAGGTGCGCGAGGTGGGCCGCCAGCTCGGCATCCCCGAGGCGATCGTCGGCCGCCACCCGTTTCCCGGTCCGGGCCTGGCCATCCGGATCGTCGGCGCGGTCGACGCCGAGCGCCTCGCGATCCTGCGTCGCGCCGACGCGATCGTGCGCGAGGAGACGACGGCCGCCGGACTCGACGGCGACATCTGGCAGTTCCCGGTGGTGCTGCTCGCCGACGTCCGCTCGGTGGGCGTCCAGGGCGACGGTCGCACCTACGGCCACCCCATCGTGCTGCGGCCGGTGTCGAGCGAGGACGCGATGACCGCCGACTGGAGCCGCCTGCCCTACGAGCTGCTCGAGCGCATCTCCACCCGCATCACCAACGAGGTCGAGGACGTCAACCGCGTCGTCCTCGACATCACCAGCAAGCCCCCAGGCACCATCGAGTGGGAGTAG